The genomic window TCAGATTTCAGATTGCAGATTTAAGATTGCGCCATGACGCCCGATGAACTGAAGCAGCGGACTAGAAGGTTTGCGGTCGGAATCATTCGTCTCTGTCGATCGATCCCTCGGACTTATGAGGCCCGTGTCATTGGTCGTCAGCTGATCCGGTCCGGCTCCTCCGTTGGCGCCAACTACAACTCTGCATGCCGGGCACGATCCCGCCCCGAATTCCTATCGAAGCTTAATATCGTGCTCGAGGAAGCGGACGAGACACTTTATTGGTTGGACTTGCTGATTGACTCCGACCTGATCCCTTCCACAAAGGTGGAGCCACTCAGGAAAGAAGCGAACGAGCTGGTGTCAATCTTCGTCGCATCACTCCGCACCGCCAAAGGCGTTGCACAATCTGAGATCTGAAATCTGCAATCTGAAATCCTCAATCGCCTACGTCCTCCCACTCGACCCAAATCCTCTGGCATTCCTCGCCGACTCCGCGAGCTCCTCGACCACCTGCACTTCGGTCGTGAGCACGGGATAGGGGATGAGGTTGGCGATCTTGTCGCCGGCGTGGATCTCGGCGGGCGTGTCGCCCAGGTTCTCCATCAGCACCTTGATCTCGCCGCGATAGCCGGCGTCGATGACACCCGCGGTC from Terriglobales bacterium includes these protein-coding regions:
- a CDS encoding four helix bundle protein, which produces MTPDELKQRTRRFAVGIIRLCRSIPRTYEARVIGRQLIRSGSSVGANYNSACRARSRPEFLSKLNIVLEEADETLYWLDLLIDSDLIPSTKVEPLRKEANELVSIFVASLRTAKGVAQSEI